From the genome of Pseudarthrobacter sp. NIBRBAC000502772:
GGGTGTGCACATTGTGCAGACCTTGTCCACGGGCGGCTTTCGACCTGCTCTTTGATCCCCTCCACCTGGTTCTTCTGACAGAAGATCTCTGTTTCCGGCGACATGACTTTGCGGCCCAGTTCGACAGTGTCATTGGACGTTCCGGGTTCAGCGGGAACGTCTTTGGGGCATCTGCGGCAGGCGAACGAGCCGTCGACAGAGTTCAGGTGTGTGGGATCCGGACCTTCCGTCGATCAGTCATACCTGTCCATGACTGGGAGGACGGCTTTCGACATGACTTCCTGAATGTGCTTTCGTACCTTGGCCGGCCTCGAAGCCCCTTGCGCATCTTCAGTGGCCGGCATTTACGGCGACCGGAGGGTCAGGACGTGCCGACTTCGCGCTGGTGCTTGGTCGCGGTGTAGCCGCGGGATTCGGAGGCGAATTCCTTTTCCTGCAGCTCGACGCAGGCGCTCATGCCTTCACGGGCGTAGCCGTGGGCGAGGTCGAACATCGAGTAGTTCAGGGCGTGGAAGCCGGCCAGGGTGATGAACTGGAAGGTGAAGCCCATGGCGCCGAGTTCACGCTGGAACTTGGCGATCGTGGCGTCGTCCGGGTGCTTGCGCCAGTTGAACGACGGCGAGCCGTTGTAGGTTGCTTCCACAGCTTCTCGGAGCCGCGGCCGGGCGAGGGTGGGTTCTTCGGAGACGCGGCCGTGGAGGCGGACGACATCCGTTGCCTTGTAGTCATGGGTCACACCCCTTCCCGGGGGTGGCGGCCCACTCGAACTCCAGTTCGCCGGCCTGCTCTTCGGGCGTCTGCTGGGTGGGCTCGAATGCTGCAGGCATCTCCTTGATTGAGCTCCGCATGAATCCTGAATCGGTCAGTCCCGCTTCCTTGCGGGGACGGGACTGGGCTTCTGTAGGCAATACTTTTCTGCACTTCCTCCGCACTTACTAGTGCTAAATCAATGCCCACCCGGGTGGCCTGCAGAGTCCACCCGGGGAGGTAGTAGCCAGCCACACCATGTGTGGGGCGAGACTGAGATCGGTCCTCGTTGTGGCTGGAATCACAGCCGAACGGTGAGGAATGTGCAGCACGTGTCTCCGCGCCTCAACATACAAAGGAGTATAAATGGAACGGCTCATTAACATCGATAACGGTGGGACGCTGACCGATATTTGTGTCTGGGATGGTGAAAGTTTTTCGTTCACGAAGACGCTCACCACGCCTTTCGACCTCTCGCAATGTCTCTTCGACGGCATGGCCAAGGCTTCCAAGGAAATCTTCGGTGAAGAAGATCTTCCGGGACTCTTGCACTCCACGCGTCACATCCGGTACTCCACCACCCAAGGTACAAATGCGCTTGTGGAGCGTAAAGGACCCCGGATCGGGATCCTCACAGATAGCCCCGCCCTGGCCGACGAACTTCGCAAGGGCGACGCGGCAGCGGAGCTGTTCGAAGAACTCGTCGGGACCCGCGTAGCGGTCATCAATTCCGAACAAGGAGGGGACGCGTTATCGCAGGAAATCGTCAAGCACGTTAATCGATTGACGACCGATGGTGCGGCCAGACTTGTGATCGCCATGGCGGACAGGGAAAAGGAAAAGGCCGTCAAAGGTATCCTGCTGCGAAAATTCCCCCGGCATTTGCTGGGGTCAGTGCCTATCCTTTTCTCTTGGGAATTCACGCCCGACGCCGTCCGGGGGCGGCGCGTTTGGTCCGGAATCATCAACTCGTTCCTGCACCCGACCATGGAACGCTTCCTGTACAGCGCCGAGCACCGGTTGCGGGATCACAAGGTCAAAAACCCGCTCCTGATCTACCGCAACGACGGGGCCTCCTCACGTGTGGCTAAGTCAGTGGCGTTGAAGACCTATTCTTCCGGTCCCCGGGGCGGGCTGGAAGGAACCAAGGCGCTCTCCGAGGCCTACGGACTTGCACACGTGCTCATGATCGACGTCGGCGGGACAACGACTGACGTCGGTTCGGTGAAAAACTCGACCATCTCGACGGACCGCCGGGGATCCATCCAGGGTGTCCCTGTCTCCTTTGAGATGAGCAACGTCCACTCCAGCGGAGTGGGAGGCAGCTCCGTCATCGCCCTCCGCGACGGCGTCATCACGGTCGGCCCTGAGAGCGTCGGGGCCGCACCGGGCCCGGCATGCTTTGGCTTCGGCGGCAAGCAGGCAACCATCACCGACGTCAACCTGCTCCTGGGGGTCCTGGATCCGGACACCTACCTCGACGGAGGGTTCAGCCTTGACGCCGAGCGGTCGCGGGCAGTCATCACCGAAGTCATCGCAGACCCGCTCGGCATAACGGTGAATGAGGCACTGATTCGAATGGAGGCTGCCTACTTCGAGCGCCTGTCTCAGTCCTTTGCCTCCGACGTCGAGGATGCAGACGCCACCACGGTTGCTGCCTTCGGAGGCGCCGGACCGATGAGTGCCTGCGGAGCCGCACGGATCGCGGGCGTTCGCCGAGTACTGGTGCCAAGAATGGCTGCGGTCTTTTCAGCCTTCGGAATCGGCTTTTCTGATATTGCACAGACCTACGAGGCCAACGTGGCCGGAATGGGAGCCGCAGAGTTCGGCGAAACGAAAGACACGCTTCTGGCCCGTGCGACGCGGGACATGTTCCAGGAGGGCCATGGCATCGACGAATGCCGGCTTGAATGGAGCATCGTGCTTGAAGACGCCGAAGGACAGCTGATTTCGGAGCTCCCGCACCTGGAATCCGATCCGCGGCCCGGCGCCAGCGAACACAACACCATGCTGGCCCTGACGGCACGCTTCGAACTGCCGCACGCGTCGATCAGGCGGACCGAATCCGCGCTCGAGACACCCGCCGTCGCCACCGCCACCCGAAAGGTCCGCTCCGCTGTGAACACGGTGGACGAGGTCCCGGTATTCGGGCTGGAAGGCCAGGTACCGGGGGCAACAGCCGCGGGCCCGGCCATCGTTGAAGGCCCTTACTTTACGGCCCGTGTGCCGCAGGGCTGGAGGTTTGACGTGACTGTTTCCGGTGACCTCATGCTCACAGACACAATCCAGAACTGACCATCACACAACTATTTTGAACGAAGAACAGGTGAGACACGCTATGCGGATCCCAATGACCGAATATCTGATCATCGATCTCGACACGGAGCGATGGACCTGCAAGGTCTGCAGCCATGATCTCGGGGACGCGAGAGGCAACTACAAGGAGGGAACCCTGGTTTATGACCGGGACCCAAGGGAAATCCACCAGTCGATTCTGGACCCGGAAAAGTACGAATTCACGTTTGCTCCGGACCCCTCCTTCTGCCGGATCCTTGAATTCTACTGCCCGGGTTGCGCCACGCAGCTTGAAACGGAATATGTGCCGCCAGGACACCCGCCGACCGTGGACATGCTCTGGGACATCGACTCGCTCCGCGAAAAGTGGGACAAGCGCGGGACCGATCCGGCGTCCGTCATCAACTACGGCCCCGGTGAAGAGGCCGTTGCCGACTTCAGCCCGGCCCTTGGCTCCTACAACAGCCTCTCCCCGTCCGCACCTCATTCGCACAGCTAAAGGAAACCACTGGTCATGAAACGAATTTCCGTTGACATCGGCGGTACATTTACCGACTGCTTCTTCGCCTGGGACGGCCGGTATGTTGAAGCGAAGGCGCTGACAACCCACCACAACCTGGCCCAAGGCTTCAACGAAGCCCTCGACCTTGCCTGCTCGCGAGCCGGGCTCGACCGTGATCTCGTCCTTGCGGAAGTCGATTCGGTCCGCTACGCCACAACCCTGGGCACCAATGCACTCATTGAAGGCAAGGGGCCGAGGGTCGGGGCACTGGTAACCCACGGATTCGAGGACACCATCCCGCTCTCCCGCGGCCGCGGCTACGGGGAAGGTCTGGACCCTTCCAAGCAGCAGAACATGCCCGACGCGACCCGCCCGGATCCGCTAGTGCCCCGGAGCCTGATCCGGTCGGTCAAAGAACGAATCAACTCGGCGGGCAAGATCGTCGTTTCCCTAATGGAAGACGACGTCCGCACTCAAGTCCGCGAACTCGTGGACAACGGTGCCGAAGCCATTGTGGTCTCATTGGTCAACTCGACTGAAAATCCGGTCCACGAACAGCAGATCCTGGACATCATCCTGGACGAGTACCCGGCCCACGAACTCGGGGCCATCCCCGTTCTGCTGGGAAGCCAGGTGTCCGGCCGGAAAGGCGAATATGTGCGGGCAACCTCCACCATTGTTGACGCCTTTCTGCACGAGATCATGTTCCACGCACTCGGGCAGCTGTCCAACAACCTGCGCGGGTCCGGATATGACAAACCCATGCTTGTCATCCACAACTCAGGCGGCATGGCACAGTCGAATTCCACCGACGCACTGCAGACCATCCACTCCGGACCGATCGCAGGAGTAGGTGCTGCCCAGCACCTGGCGGACAGCACGGGTTTGGGTAATGTCATTTCCACGGACATGGGAGGCACGTCCTTCGACATCGGGCTCGTCCCCGAGGGAGGGGTCAAGCACTACGACTTCCAGCCGACTATCGGACGCTGGCTGGTCTCCGTTCCGATGATCCACCTGTTGACCCTGGGCGCCGGAGGCGGTTCGATAGCAAGCTATGACCGAATCCACCATTCGGTGCAGATCGGGCCGGAATCCGCCGGTTCTGACCCCGGTCCTGCCTGTTACGACCGTGGCGGACTCCGCCCGACGGTCACCGATGCTGACCTGGTCCTGGGATACCTAGATCCGGACAACTACGCCAACGGCTACATCAAGCTGAACAAGAAGCGCTCCATCTACGCTATTGACGAAGCTCTCTCCGATGAACTGAATATGGACACCGTTGCGGTTGCCAAGATCATCAAGAACGCCGTCGACGAGCAAATGGCCATCGGCATGTCGAAGGAACTGCGCGTGCGGGGATATCTCCCGGAAGACTTCACCATGCTGGCCTATGGCGGCAACGGTCCACTGCACGCGTGCGGCATCGCCGACCACGCAGGTATCCGCAAGATTCTCGCCCCACCGTTCTCCTCGGTCTTCTCAGCCTGCGGAGCCGGCAACATGAAGCCGCTCCACATCCACGAGCGGGGCTCACATGTGGTCCTCTACAACCCCACGGACCGTAGCCTCTACAAGAGCTACGACGAGCTCAACCGCGTCATCCAGGACCTCGAAGCCAAGGGCCGCGAAGACCTGATCCGACAGGGCTACAACTCTGACGACATCCGTCACAGCCTCGAGATGGACCTGCG
Proteins encoded in this window:
- a CDS encoding hydantoinase/oxoprolinase family protein, whose translation is MERLINIDNGGTLTDICVWDGESFSFTKTLTTPFDLSQCLFDGMAKASKEIFGEEDLPGLLHSTRHIRYSTTQGTNALVERKGPRIGILTDSPALADELRKGDAAAELFEELVGTRVAVINSEQGGDALSQEIVKHVNRLTTDGAARLVIAMADREKEKAVKGILLRKFPRHLLGSVPILFSWEFTPDAVRGRRVWSGIINSFLHPTMERFLYSAEHRLRDHKVKNPLLIYRNDGASSRVAKSVALKTYSSGPRGGLEGTKALSEAYGLAHVLMIDVGGTTTDVGSVKNSTISTDRRGSIQGVPVSFEMSNVHSSGVGGSSVIALRDGVITVGPESVGAAPGPACFGFGGKQATITDVNLLLGVLDPDTYLDGGFSLDAERSRAVITEVIADPLGITVNEALIRMEAAYFERLSQSFASDVEDADATTVAAFGGAGPMSACGAARIAGVRRVLVPRMAAVFSAFGIGFSDIAQTYEANVAGMGAAEFGETKDTLLARATRDMFQEGHGIDECRLEWSIVLEDAEGQLISELPHLESDPRPGASEHNTMLALTARFELPHASIRRTESALETPAVATATRKVRSAVNTVDEVPVFGLEGQVPGATAAGPAIVEGPYFTARVPQGWRFDVTVSGDLMLTDTIQN
- a CDS encoding acetone carboxylase subunit gamma, which gives rise to MTEYLIIDLDTERWTCKVCSHDLGDARGNYKEGTLVYDRDPREIHQSILDPEKYEFTFAPDPSFCRILEFYCPGCATQLETEYVPPGHPPTVDMLWDIDSLREKWDKRGTDPASVINYGPGEEAVADFSPALGSYNSLSPSAPHSHS
- a CDS encoding hydantoinase/oxoprolinase family protein → MKRISVDIGGTFTDCFFAWDGRYVEAKALTTHHNLAQGFNEALDLACSRAGLDRDLVLAEVDSVRYATTLGTNALIEGKGPRVGALVTHGFEDTIPLSRGRGYGEGLDPSKQQNMPDATRPDPLVPRSLIRSVKERINSAGKIVVSLMEDDVRTQVRELVDNGAEAIVVSLVNSTENPVHEQQILDIILDEYPAHELGAIPVLLGSQVSGRKGEYVRATSTIVDAFLHEIMFHALGQLSNNLRGSGYDKPMLVIHNSGGMAQSNSTDALQTIHSGPIAGVGAAQHLADSTGLGNVISTDMGGTSFDIGLVPEGGVKHYDFQPTIGRWLVSVPMIHLLTLGAGGGSIASYDRIHHSVQIGPESAGSDPGPACYDRGGLRPTVTDADLVLGYLDPDNYANGYIKLNKKRSIYAIDEALSDELNMDTVAVAKIIKNAVDEQMAIGMSKELRVRGYLPEDFTMLAYGGNGPLHACGIADHAGIRKILAPPFSSVFSACGAGNMKPLHIHERGSHVVLYNPTDRSLYKSYDELNRVIQDLEAKGREDLIRQGYNSDDIRHSLEMDLRYGNQLVTTAVVFDINRVNGVADVLHLIRTFSDIYGQRYGAGSQAPEAGIRAQTVRVSSYVEGDVVKFDSIDSGQDRTMPSPIGTRQVHFVKIDGAVDTPVYDAEALHHQHVIHGPAIVTTENTTYLVEPSWRLEPTSQGAVWFLKD